A window of the Isosphaera pallida ATCC 43644 genome harbors these coding sequences:
- a CDS encoding phosphodiester glycosidase family protein, translated as MTQFQHQEASQLRRRRHRATAAWIVWGLMIGGLVFAWVPAQSVRGQDALEAPAVRIDQLDADTLKHAWRPLFRGVDHLALAAETPRRLRGQALRIDLTTPGLSFVVSPSNGERPLEADSVTTSAFLAAEGLDAAINCAPFGPVVNDSGVPQDIVGLAIREGMVISPPDPAYDALVLDRSNHARIVSQQALIEGGEQGLEGIWTACGGFKIILKAGEILPGDDPVHPRSAVGVSQDGQFLILLAIDGRQPLHSMGAMQRETADWLRKLGAWDGLNLDGGGSTSLVVRDNQGAARILNRPIHQGKPGLERPCPNHLGLKVSPRERQSP; from the coding sequence ATGACTCAGTTTCAACATCAAGAAGCTTCCCAACTCCGCCGCCGTCGCCATCGGGCGACGGCGGCGTGGATTGTTTGGGGGTTGATGATCGGCGGACTGGTTTTCGCGTGGGTTCCGGCCCAGTCGGTTCGGGGCCAGGACGCGCTCGAGGCTCCGGCCGTCCGCATCGACCAACTTGACGCTGATACCCTCAAGCACGCCTGGCGTCCTCTCTTTCGCGGTGTCGATCATCTGGCTCTAGCCGCCGAGACGCCACGGAGGCTACGCGGCCAGGCGCTGCGGATCGACCTGACTACCCCGGGCCTGAGCTTCGTGGTCAGCCCCTCGAACGGCGAACGCCCCCTGGAGGCCGACAGCGTCACCACCTCGGCGTTTCTCGCCGCCGAGGGACTCGACGCCGCCATCAACTGCGCTCCGTTCGGCCCCGTGGTCAACGACTCCGGAGTGCCCCAGGACATCGTTGGTCTAGCGATCCGCGAAGGCATGGTCATTTCTCCACCCGACCCTGCTTACGACGCGCTGGTCTTGGACCGATCCAACCACGCGCGGATCGTATCCCAACAGGCGCTAATCGAGGGCGGCGAACAGGGGCTGGAGGGGATTTGGACCGCCTGCGGCGGCTTCAAGATCATCCTTAAAGCAGGCGAGATTTTGCCCGGCGACGACCCAGTGCATCCCCGCTCGGCGGTTGGAGTCTCCCAAGACGGCCAATTCCTGATCCTGCTCGCCATCGACGGCCGTCAACCTCTGCACAGCATGGGCGCGATGCAACGCGAGACCGCCGACTGGCTGCGCAAGTTGGGGGCGTGGGACGGCCTCAATCTGGATGGCGGCGGCTCCACCAGCCTGGTCGTCCGAGACAACCAGGGAGCCGCCCGCATTCTCAACCGGCCAATCCATCAAGGCAAACCTGGTTTGGAGCGACCTTGTCCCAACCACCTAGGACTCAAGGTGTCACCTCGGGAACGCCAGTCACCTTGA
- a CDS encoding V4R domain-containing protein has protein sequence MATSTTSTTVPAARGNYYAEGSYTHTDVKTGVTRNRVGTRICCLTSDFLIGFRKAIIDECGPAADGVFYSCGKTWGKGFAKRFETELSEFYGGPLVNAPMSLFEACLTEAASHHGWGRLSLDCSHYDKGVLVVTVKNAIMASLIGASETPADSLLAGTFAGFFSHFAGFELECVQTQCAAMGHPESKFVISHPQRLTTAADQVRQKVDHNTIVAGVLETKA, from the coding sequence ATGGCGACTTCGACCACATCCACCACCGTTCCCGCCGCCCGCGGCAACTACTACGCCGAAGGAAGCTACACCCATACCGACGTCAAGACGGGTGTCACGCGCAACCGGGTCGGCACCCGGATTTGCTGCCTGACAAGCGACTTCCTAATCGGTTTCCGCAAAGCGATCATCGACGAATGCGGGCCGGCCGCCGATGGGGTCTTTTATTCCTGCGGCAAGACCTGGGGCAAGGGATTTGCTAAGCGATTCGAGACCGAGTTGTCCGAGTTTTACGGCGGACCGTTGGTCAACGCCCCGATGTCGTTGTTCGAGGCCTGTCTGACCGAGGCCGCCAGCCATCACGGTTGGGGACGCCTTTCGTTGGATTGCTCGCACTACGACAAAGGGGTGCTGGTCGTCACCGTCAAGAACGCGATCATGGCCAGCCTGATCGGGGCTTCGGAAACCCCCGCCGACAGCCTGCTGGCTGGCACCTTCGCCGGATTTTTCAGCCATTTTGCCGGCTTCGAGCTGGAATGTGTGCAAACCCAATGCGCCGCGATGGGCCACCCCGAAAGCAAGTTCGTCATCTCCCACCCCCAACGTCTGACCACTGCGGCCGACCAGGTTCGCCAGAAGGTGGACCACAACACGATCGTCGCGGGCGTGTTGGAGACCAAGGCATGA
- a CDS encoding phycocyanin, translating into MPAILQQLINDSEGRYFTAEEQAKAMEYARSLPIRLDAAQQVEKHEDEIVRYAVEQLKARYPRLDTMHERAWSKAMRDFSLVLRYAVHSMILDDPDLGEERLYVWFRTILGSLGFPPGFVRESYAHVWDGVKQAVSAEAAALIEPHMRKAIDILSDFPEPATVLV; encoded by the coding sequence ATGCCCGCCATTCTACAGCAACTCATCAATGACAGCGAAGGCCGCTATTTCACCGCCGAGGAACAAGCCAAGGCGATGGAATACGCCCGCTCTCTGCCAATCCGGCTCGACGCAGCTCAACAAGTCGAAAAGCATGAAGATGAGATCGTCCGCTACGCCGTCGAGCAACTCAAGGCGCGCTATCCGCGACTGGACACCATGCACGAACGAGCCTGGTCTAAGGCGATGCGTGACTTCTCGCTGGTGCTGCGGTACGCGGTCCACTCGATGATTCTGGACGACCCGGACCTGGGCGAAGAACGGCTCTACGTCTGGTTCCGCACCATTTTGGGATCGCTGGGCTTCCCACCGGGCTTCGTCCGCGAAAGCTACGCCCACGTCTGGGACGGCGTCAAGCAGGCCGTCTCCGCCGAAGCCGCCGCGCTGATCGAACCGCACATGCGCAAAGCGATCGACATCCTCAGCGACTTTCCCGAACCGGCCACCGTGCTGGTCTAA